The following are encoded together in the Myxococcus guangdongensis genome:
- a CDS encoding SRPBCC domain-containing protein yields the protein MFQLRTEAFIDASPDAVWAVLSDFRAYPLWNPLMLEAHGKVEVGARVAMKARSPDGSGRVFGFRATLTRVESPTRLEWTGGVPGLMFGRHGFELRPEGTGTRLVHGEDFSGVVTWFMGKPRRDAFRAAYEVMNRALAERVRALSTPA from the coding sequence ATGTTCCAGTTGAGGACCGAGGCCTTCATCGACGCGTCGCCTGACGCCGTGTGGGCGGTGCTGAGCGACTTCAGGGCCTATCCCTTGTGGAACCCGTTGATGTTGGAGGCGCACGGGAAGGTGGAGGTGGGCGCGAGGGTGGCGATGAAGGCGCGCTCGCCGGATGGCTCGGGGCGGGTGTTCGGCTTTCGCGCCACGCTGACGCGGGTGGAGTCACCCACGAGGTTGGAGTGGACGGGCGGCGTGCCGGGCCTGATGTTCGGGCGGCACGGGTTCGAGCTGCGCCCCGAGGGCACCGGGACGCGGCTGGTCCACGGTGAGGACTTCAGCGGGGTGGTGACGTGGTTCATGGGCAAGCCCCGGCGCGACGCGTTCCGGGCCGCCTATGAGGTGATGAACCGCGCGCTGGCGGAGCGGGTGAGGGCACTGTCCACCCCCGCGTGA
- the popD gene encoding PopC secretion inhibitor PopD codes for MSRKNGEPGDGFAAGVSRVSSSVRALPGMASARTQPEWIDITVMPRETPAPARARAPARPPPLSRAEVQRAGLAESARFHESFMRWLEAHHLLGSVRSVSEPGSMPMLHLRCAPRVLDQLRRAPEFEAGAMMPVDLY; via the coding sequence ATGAGCAGAAAGAATGGCGAACCCGGAGACGGCTTCGCGGCGGGGGTTTCCCGCGTCTCCTCGAGCGTGCGAGCATTGCCTGGCATGGCCAGCGCGCGCACGCAGCCCGAGTGGATCGACATCACCGTCATGCCCCGGGAGACGCCCGCGCCTGCTCGCGCGCGCGCGCCCGCACGTCCCCCGCCCCTGTCACGGGCGGAGGTCCAACGGGCCGGGCTGGCGGAGAGCGCTCGCTTCCACGAGAGCTTCATGCGCTGGCTCGAGGCGCACCACCTCCTGGGCTCCGTGCGTTCGGTGAGCGAGCCGGGCTCGATGCCCATGCTCCACCTGCGCTGCGCGCCGCGCGTGCTGGACCAGCTGCGGCGTGCTCCGGAGTTCGAGGCGGGCGCGATGATGCCCGTCGACCTCTACTAG
- the popC gene encoding subtilisin-like protease PopC — protein sequence MKSYLLVPKESIETQARVGPRGTQQGERVLPRTTALRFTVANRAPDTLSLLGLRSATLPGPRPPVSGQEARKRVAKGSKVKRPTTRGADASTPPLPGAPVSEQTGSEAGSFRFMPLIGATMAHFYSDATEAEARGELAADFEFIPDVVPLSFPGPVSAGQSGPRNRGMSSLAEREWPEESGVPLAHAQGIRGAGVLLGVLDTGVDADHPEHAAKVIQFRYVSLFPNSPHNPARDIRGFDPDGHGTHVCGIAAGTHHGVAPEVDLYVASVIESETIRTSLGRVAAGMEWLLHQFSSPQNVTRPAVVNLSLGFPLKPPPGISEADYRLNQRALQTMIRRLLDSNVLPVVAAGNSGPDTVGYPAAFDESLAVGAVDFERNVAHFSASGVVERRVVPDVMGYGVNVYSSTERRCNNQAFYERMSGTSMAAPYVAGIAALYRCRAPDLTALEVRDLILANAVKLPRSGGHRTGKGLAVFR from the coding sequence ATGAAGTCCTACCTGTTGGTCCCCAAGGAGTCCATCGAAACGCAGGCCCGCGTCGGGCCTCGCGGCACGCAGCAGGGTGAGCGCGTGCTGCCGCGCACCACGGCGCTGCGCTTCACCGTCGCCAATCGCGCCCCGGACACGCTGTCGCTGCTCGGCCTGCGCTCGGCGACGCTGCCCGGTCCGCGTCCGCCCGTCAGCGGGCAGGAGGCGCGCAAGCGCGTCGCGAAGGGCTCGAAGGTGAAGCGCCCCACCACCCGTGGCGCGGACGCGTCCACCCCGCCGCTGCCCGGCGCTCCTGTCTCGGAGCAGACGGGCAGCGAGGCGGGCAGCTTCCGCTTCATGCCGCTCATCGGCGCCACCATGGCCCACTTCTACTCGGACGCCACGGAGGCCGAGGCGCGCGGCGAGCTCGCCGCCGACTTCGAGTTCATCCCCGACGTGGTGCCCCTGTCGTTCCCCGGCCCCGTGTCCGCCGGACAGTCCGGCCCGCGCAACCGGGGCATGAGCTCGCTGGCCGAACGCGAGTGGCCCGAGGAGAGCGGTGTCCCCCTGGCCCACGCCCAGGGCATCCGCGGCGCGGGCGTGCTGCTCGGCGTGCTCGACACCGGCGTGGACGCCGACCACCCCGAGCACGCCGCCAAGGTCATCCAGTTCCGCTACGTGTCGCTGTTCCCCAACTCGCCGCACAATCCGGCGCGCGACATCCGCGGCTTCGACCCGGACGGCCACGGCACCCACGTGTGCGGCATCGCCGCGGGCACCCACCACGGCGTCGCCCCGGAGGTGGACCTCTACGTCGCGTCCGTCATCGAATCGGAGACCATCCGCACCAGCCTGGGCCGCGTGGCCGCCGGCATGGAGTGGCTGCTGCACCAGTTCAGCAGCCCGCAGAACGTCACCCGGCCCGCGGTGGTGAACCTGTCGTTGGGCTTCCCGCTCAAGCCGCCTCCGGGAATCTCCGAGGCCGACTACCGCCTCAACCAGCGCGCGCTGCAGACCATGATTCGTCGGCTGCTCGACAGCAACGTGCTGCCTGTTGTCGCGGCAGGCAACAGTGGACCCGACACGGTTGGTTATCCAGCCGCCTTTGACGAGTCCCTGGCCGTCGGAGCAGTCGACTTCGAGCGCAACGTGGCTCATTTCTCCGCCAGCGGTGTCGTGGAGCGCCGCGTCGTACCCGACGTCATGGGTTACGGGGTGAATGTGTACTCGAGCACCGAGCGGCGTTGTAACAATCAGGCGTTCTACGAACGAATGAGTGGCACCAGCATGGCGGCGCCTTATGTCGCGGGTATCGCGGCGCTCTATCGGTGCCGCGCGCCTGACTTGACGGCGCTCGAGGTGCGGGATTTGATTTTGGCCAATGCGGTCAAGCTTCCTCGCTCAGGTGGTCACCGAACGGGCAAGGGCCTGGCTGTCTTCCGGTGA
- a CDS encoding prolipoprotein diacylglyceryl transferase, with amino-acid sequence MIPYWHAPSLKLGPLTIEPFGIFVAAGILLAANLLGRQAKRQGLDPTPLADYAPWGVGVGVLVGHWVHLFFYHPEELSKSPFQILKVWDGLSSFGGLVGGIIAAIFFFRHRKLRFNDYADAFALGVAPGWAVARLGCFAVHDHPGVRTDFFLAVAFPNGPRHDLGMYDAIALFAISGLLYALRDVEKMKGRLLPLLAILYAACRFSFDFLRATDMSYVDARYFGMTPAQYGCFALVAYGLWGLLRRRESSAPSAPPGSPVGAR; translated from the coding sequence GTGATTCCTTACTGGCATGCCCCCTCGCTGAAGCTGGGGCCCCTCACCATCGAGCCCTTCGGCATCTTCGTGGCCGCGGGCATCCTCTTGGCCGCCAACCTGCTTGGCCGCCAGGCGAAGCGCCAGGGGCTGGACCCCACGCCGCTCGCCGACTACGCCCCCTGGGGCGTGGGCGTGGGCGTGCTGGTGGGACACTGGGTGCACCTGTTCTTCTACCACCCGGAGGAGCTGTCCAAGAGTCCGTTCCAGATACTGAAGGTCTGGGATGGGCTGTCGTCCTTCGGCGGCCTGGTCGGCGGCATCATCGCGGCCATCTTCTTCTTCCGGCACCGCAAGCTGCGCTTCAACGACTACGCGGACGCGTTCGCGCTGGGCGTGGCGCCGGGCTGGGCGGTGGCGCGGTTGGGGTGCTTCGCGGTGCATGACCACCCGGGCGTGCGCACCGACTTCTTCCTGGCGGTGGCGTTCCCCAACGGTCCCCGTCACGACCTGGGCATGTACGACGCCATCGCGCTCTTCGCCATCTCCGGCCTGCTATACGCGCTGCGCGACGTGGAGAAGATGAAGGGGCGGCTGTTGCCGCTGCTGGCCATCCTGTACGCGGCGTGCCGCTTCAGCTTCGACTTCCTGCGCGCCACGGACATGAGCTACGTGGACGCGCGCTACTTCGGCATGACGCCCGCGCAGTACGGCTGCTTCGCGCTGGTGGCCTACGGCCTGTGGGGGCTCTTGCGCCGCCGCGAGTCGAGCGCGCCGTCCGCGCCGCCCGGCAGTCCCGTGGGCGCGCGGTAG
- a CDS encoding sigma-70 family RNA polymerase sigma factor, translating into MSDLSRGALEEAAREHERYLWGLCYRMTGVAADADELVQETFARALSSPPARHEALRPWLTRVAVNLSRDSLRRRRREGYVGTWLPSPLETGEEEVPPAVEARLPGGGSTEGRYELLESVSFAFLLALEALTPKQRAVLLLRDVFDSSVREVAEALGMSEVHVKVVHHRARAAMAAYDGERCLPTKDLQQRTLAALEGFMTALLERDVAAAEALLSGDVKAFSDGRGEVRAALVPVVGARRVLTFLTKLMEMRGAPRAVELQWLNGLPALVLLLAPAKDPMLATRAVVSVALGADGRITRVHSVLAERKLAHVRMPTPA; encoded by the coding sequence ATGTCGGACCTGTCGCGAGGGGCGTTGGAGGAGGCGGCGCGCGAGCATGAGCGCTACCTCTGGGGCCTGTGCTACCGGATGACGGGCGTGGCGGCGGACGCGGACGAGCTGGTGCAGGAGACCTTCGCCCGCGCCCTGTCCTCACCGCCCGCGCGGCACGAGGCGCTGCGCCCGTGGCTGACGCGGGTGGCGGTGAACCTGTCCCGGGACTCGCTGCGCCGTCGACGTCGCGAGGGCTACGTCGGGACGTGGTTGCCGTCACCCCTGGAGACAGGGGAGGAGGAGGTCCCGCCCGCGGTGGAGGCGAGGCTGCCCGGAGGCGGCTCCACCGAGGGGCGCTATGAGCTGTTGGAGAGCGTCTCCTTCGCCTTCCTGCTGGCCCTGGAGGCGCTGACGCCCAAGCAGCGCGCCGTGCTGCTCTTGCGCGACGTGTTCGACTCCTCGGTGCGCGAGGTGGCCGAGGCGCTGGGCATGAGCGAGGTGCACGTGAAGGTGGTGCACCACCGCGCGCGGGCGGCCATGGCGGCGTACGACGGCGAGCGCTGCCTGCCGACGAAGGACCTCCAACAGCGCACGCTCGCGGCGCTGGAGGGCTTCATGACGGCGCTGCTCGAGCGGGACGTCGCGGCGGCCGAGGCGCTCCTGTCCGGCGACGTGAAGGCGTTCTCGGACGGCCGGGGCGAGGTGCGCGCCGCGCTGGTGCCCGTGGTGGGCGCGCGCCGGGTGCTGACGTTCCTGACGAAGCTGATGGAGATGCGAGGAGCGCCGCGCGCGGTGGAGCTCCAGTGGCTCAACGGCCTGCCCGCTCTGGTGTTGCTCCTCGCGCCCGCGAAGGACCCGATGCTCGCGACGCGGGCGGTGGTGAGCGTGGCGCTGGGCGCGGACGGACGCATCACCCGCGTCCACTCGGTGCTGGCCGAGCGCAAGCTCGCCCACGTGAGGATGCCCACGCCCGCGTGA